One Misgurnus anguillicaudatus chromosome 22, ASM2758022v2, whole genome shotgun sequence DNA segment encodes these proteins:
- the c22hxorf58 gene encoding uncharacterized protein CXorf58 homolog, with product MEVYEDSARRIQSFWRSYRNRKLFKLLVNTIRSAEQCLTAGALRQLSPREADLLKDPSLKCRLRFRFAGPHFPPSVVFKIFQTGAGGQYLSGKKLFTSSNQAISDTCRMMGNRTFMYLMSVDEIHRRSRAIIEPQDVICVRDYMQYSSHLDELPACLGGRENGWRFLSLKVLSRNSRDDVKSGMKRPVVRNLKKGRSWGHSRFSGQQLSQRGLSSRCSTRAKITAARMRRLYVMGDAERVSEEESNMDNIKTDNQKSTAEKYEIRIILPSVQTEDYGDRSSESEWEEEAEELCNWSKQLNTDDVDAPEFV from the exons ATGGAGGTGTATGAGGATTCTGCCAGAAGAATTCAATCATTCTGGAGATCATATAGGAACAGAAAACTCTTTAAACTCCTCGTGAATACTATACGATCAGCT GAGCAGTGTCTGACAGCAGGCGCTCTGCGTCAGCTCAGTCCAAGAGAAGCAGATCTTCTGAAAGATCCCAGTCTGAAGTGCAGACTCAGATTCAG GTTTGCAGGACCTCACTTTCCACCttcagttgtgttcaaaattttCCAGACTGGCGCTGGTGGACAGTATCTCTCTGGCAAAAAACTCTTCACTTCCTCCAACCAG GCAATATCAGACACCTGCAGAATGATGGGAAACAGAACGTTCATGTATCTCATGTCAGTAGATGAGATACACAGAAGGAGCAGAGCCATTATTGAACCACAAGATGTGATCTGCGTCAGAGATTATATGCAG TATTCCAGCCACCTGGATGAGCTTCCTGCTTGTCTTGGAGGCAGGGAAAACGGCTGGAGGTTTCTATCTCTGAAGGTCCTGTCACGAAACAGCAGAGACGATGTAAAGTCAGGCATGAAACGGCCAGTTGTTAGGAATCTAAAGAAGGGGCGGTCATGGGGACATTCACGTTTCTCCGGACAACAACTCTCTCAGAG GGGTTTGTCCTCACGGTGCTCCACACGTGCCAAGATCACTGCAGCTCGAATGAGACGTCTCTATGTCATGGGCGATGCTGAGAGA GTCTCAGAAGAAGAGAGCAATATGGACAACATTAAGACAGATAACCAGAAGAGCACCGCTGAGAAATATGAGATCAGGATCATTCTGCCATCGGTTCAGACTGAAGACTATGGTGACCGCTCATCTGAGTCTGAATGGGAGGAAGAAGCCGAGGAACTCTGTAACTGGTCGAAACAACTGAACACAGATGATGTTGATGCTCCTGAATTTGTGTAG
- the LOC129439494 gene encoding lipocalin, whose protein sequence is MATIWMGLLGVLLCNLFVNSEVTTQADFDINGVTGKWYLIGFASNSEWFIIRKANMKMGVATFTPNDDGDLEMAYSSLNPDGTCWRMNHLALKTDVPGKFTFLSENQETENDMRVVDVKYDEYVLIHTIKTQNDSITLLNKLYGRTPDLGQDVLDRFTEFSLDQGILLENIAVLPKNDECP, encoded by the exons ATGGCAACCATCTGGATGGGATTGCTGGGAGTTTTGCTCTGCAACCTTTTTGTCAACTCTGAGGTCACAACACAGGCCGACTTCGACATCAATGGG GTGACTGGGAAATGGTACCTGATTGGTTTTGCTTCAAACTCAGAGTGGTTTATCATCCGTAAAGCCAATATGAAGATGGGCGTCGCTACGTTCACCCCAAATGATGATGGAGACCTCGAGATGGCCTACTCCAGTCTAAA TCCTGATGGTACGTGTTGGAGAATGAATCATCTGGCTCTGAAGACGGACGTTCCCGGAAAATTCACCTTCCTCAGTGAAA ACCAGGAAACTGAAAATGACATGCGTGTCGTGGATGTAAAGTATGACGAATATGTTTTGATCCACACCATCAAGACCCAAAATGACTCCATAACTCTTCTCAACAAACTCTACG GCCGTACACCAGACCTGGGCCAGGACGTTTTAGACAGATTCACTGAGTTCTCTTTGGATCAAGGCATTCTGCTGGAAAACATCGCCGTCCTGCCTAAAAACG ATGAGTGTCCTTGA
- the LOC129439496 gene encoding thiosulfate:glutathione sulfurtransferase — MFKVKHLNFALSALLALVLLSDNTEQSEFCNEAENCDLWTETPHKSPTDAVVTYKQLKHMLSSGRVQLFDVREPDELESGFISGAANIPLGEVDQALKLNPDQFKERYGVPKPSTEDTDFVLYCQRGRRSLDALETAWALGYTRARHYAGGYNEWIQAESEL, encoded by the exons ATGTTTAAAGTCAAACATCTGAACTTCGCTTTATCGGCTCTGCTGGCGCTCGTGTTACTGTCGGATAACACAGAACAATCTGAATTCTGCAATGAAGCTGAAAACTGCGATCTATGGACTGAAACACCTCACAAGAGTCCTACAG ATGCTGTAGTAACATATAAGCAGTTGAAACACATGTTATCCTCTGGAAGGGTCCAGCTCTTTGATGTGCGTGAACCTGATGAGCTTGAATCAGGGTTTATTTCAGGGGCCGCTAATATTCCAC TGGGAGAGGTGGATCAGGCCCTAAAACTGAACCCAGATCAGTTTAAAGAGCGGTACGGAGTCCCAAAGCCTTCGACAGAGGACACAGACTTTGTGCTTTACTGCCAGAGAGGACGCCGCAGTCTTGATGCACTGGAAACAGCTTGGGCTTTGGGCTACACCAG GGCTCGACATTACGCTGGTGGATATAATGAATGGATTCAAGCCGAGTCTGAACTTTAA
- the LOC129439488 gene encoding zinc finger Y-chromosomal protein 1, protein MTEEVTRLALRSQEPKIILHGSDEGGAGEEEYVVELQETVLVSEVDGEGVSVQGFSSDELVIQDAVEDVVAEYVHCDDDEGVAVETCVMSLEGEEEEDDGVAMAEMTEDVLVAEGREQDGLDQEHDSDSCGDYLMISLDDAGKMVSGDGEEVTVEGAMDDQEVEKDEDGQEVIKVYIFKADSGEDDLGETVDLDESETVTLAEPVVRPLREKMVYMSVGDGHHTQTDGGSKLSDEVYMEVVVGGEEPVSHDRVYDSTALSKDFMPVAWAAAYGAADHEGCENRNGAASALLHIDESDALDKLNRQHGKNKRRTEPRQVQTAIIIGPYGQPLTVYPCMLCGKKFKSRGFLKRHTRNHHQDVLTRKKYQCTDCDFTTNKKASLHNHMEVHAVSNKAPFECETCGKEFHQQAALFSHRLQHHHREQKSPTAIASPLSPAAATKTHKCKFCDYETAEQGLLNRHLLAVHSKSFPHICVECGKGFRHPSELKKHMRTHTGEKPYSCAYCDYKSADSSNLKTHVKTKHSRELPFRCERCGQTFGEEEELTQHAATHEDARGHQCSHCDHRSSNSSDLKRHIISVHTKDYPHKCAVCGKGFHRPSELKKHSASHKTKKLHQCRHCNFKIADPFVLSRHILSVHTKEQQQQQPQEPASPTSPASPPTPPPTQPQAPPVEKSTPKRTIGAAQLASGGAAVKKGGGPAGKGPRERRVYQCQYCDYSTGDASGFKRHVISIHTKDYPHRCQYCSKGFRRPSEKNQHIMRHHKDVVPAE, encoded by the exons ATGACTGAGGAGGTCACCAGACTTGCGCTCCGCTCCCAAGAGCCAAAGATTATACTGCATGGCTCAG atGAAGGAGGTGCAGGTGAGGAGGAGTATGTGGTGGAGCTGCAGGAGACGGTGCTGGTGTCAGAGGTGGATGGGGAGGGAGTTTCCGTCCAGGGCTTCTCCTCCGATGAGCTCGTCATCCAGGATGCGGTGGAGGACGTGGTCGCCGAATACGTGCACTGCGATGACGACGAGGGCGTTGCCGTGGAGACCTGTGTGATGTCACTGGAGGGTGAGGAGGAAGAGGAtgacggtgttgccatggcagAGATGACTGAGGATGTTTTGGTGGCAGAGGGAAGGGAGCAAGATGGGCTGGACCAAGAACACGACTCGGACAGCTGTGGAGACTACCTGATGATCTCCT TGGATGATGCAGGTAAGATGGTGTCAGGTGATGGAGAGGAGGTGACAGTGGAGGGAGCGATGGATGATCAGGAGGTGGAGAAGGACGAGGACGGACAGGAAGTGATTAAAGTTTACATCTTTAAAGCAGACTCAGGGGAGGATGATCTGG gTGAGACAGTCGACCTGGATGAGAGTGAGACCGTCACTTTGGCTGAACCTGTCGTACGGCCGCTGAGAGAGAAGATGGTCTACATGTCTGTAGGTGACGGCCATCATACACAGACTGATG GAGGGTCGAAGCTCTCCGATGAGGTTTATATGGAGGTGGTTGTTGGTGGAGAAGAGCCGGTGTCTCATGACCGAGTGTATGACAGCACAGCATTGAGCAAAGACTTCATGCCTGTAGCGTGGGCCGCTGCATACG GTGCGGCGGATCACGAAGGTTGTGAGAATCGTAACGGTGCGGCGAGCGCGTTACTGCACATCGATGAGTCGGACGCGCTGGACAAACTGAACCGACAACACGGCAAGAACAAGAGGCGAACTGAACCCCGTCAGGTCCAGACAG CTATTATCATCGGTCCATACGGACAGCCTCTCACCGTCTACCCCTGCATGCTGTGCGGTAAGAAATTCAAATCCCGCGGCTTCCTGAAGCGACACACTCGCAACCACCACCAGGACGTCTTGACACGCAAAAAGTACCAATGCACCGACTGCGACTTCACCACTAACAAAAAAGCCAGTCTCCACAACCACATGGAGGTTCACGCGGTCAGTAACAAAGCTCCCTTCGAATGCGAGACCTGCGGTAAAGAGTTTCACCAGCAAGCGGCGTTGTTTTCCCATCGCCTTCAACACCATCACCGGGAACAGAAATCACCTACGGCCATCGCTTCCCCGCTCTCTCCCGCCGCTGCGACCAAGACTCACAAATGCAAGTTTTGCGATTACGAGACCGCCGAGCAAGGTCTGCTCAATCGCCACCTGCTGGCCGTCCACAGTAAGAGTTTCCCGCACATCTGCGTGGAGTGCGGTAAGGGTTTCCGTCATCCGTCCGAGTTAAAGAAACACATGCGGACGCACACCGGGGAAAAGCCGTACTCCTGCGCGTACTGCGATTATAAATCGGCGGACTCGTCGAACTTGAAGACGCACGTGAAAACGAAACACAGTCGCGAACTGCCGTTCCGCTGCGAGCGTTGCGGTCAGACCTTCGGCGAAGAGGAGGAGCTGACGCAGCACGCGGCGACGCACGAGGACGCTCGAGGGCACCAGTGCAGCCACTGCGACCATCGCAGTTCCAACTCCAGCGATCTTAAACGGCACATTATTTCCGTGCACACTAAGGACTACCCGCACAAATGCGCCGTCTGCGGAAAAGGCTTCCATCGGCCGTCCGAGCTTAAGAAACACTCGGCGTCTCACAAAACCAAGAAACTGCATCAGTGTCGTCACTGCAACTTTAAGATCGCCGACCCCTTTGTCCTTAGCCGCCACATCCTTTCCGTCCACACCAaggaacaacaacaacagcaaccGCAGGAGCCCGCGTCACCCACATCACCCGCGTCACCGCCGACGCCGCCGCCAACCCAGCCGCAAGCCCCGCCTGTAGAAAAGAGCACCCCAAAGAGGACTATAGGGGCGGCGCAGTTGGCGTCGGGTGGTGCGGCGGTAAAGAAGGGAGGTGGGCCGGCGGGTAAGGGTCCACGGGAGCGTAGGGTGTATCAGTGTCAGTATTGCGACTATAGCACGGGAGATGCGTCTGGCTTTAAGAGACACGTCATTTCCATTCATACTAAAGACTATCCTCATCGCTGTCAGTACTGCTCCAAGGGTTTCCGGAGACCTTCGGAGAAAAACCAGCACATTATGAGACACCATAAAGACGTGGTGCCCGCAGAATGA
- the LOC129439497 gene encoding cystatin-B, whose product MEGKVCGGTSEPNKATKDVQKLCDEVKHQVEEKAGKKFTTYAAKSYTTQVVAGTNFFVKVHVGGNDYIHVKIYKALPHTGEKPKVSAVQCSKSQHDAIEFF is encoded by the exons ATGGAGGGTAAAGTGTGTGGAGGAACATCTGAGCCGAATAAGGCGACTAAGGATGTGCAGAAGCTTTGTGATGAG GTGAAGCATCAGGTAGAGGAGAAGGCTGGAAAGAAGTTTACGACTTACGCTGCCAAGTCTTACACAACTCAGGTTGTGGCAGGAACCAACTTTTTTGTCAAG gtTCATGTTGGAGGAAATGATTACATTCATGTGAAGATTTATAAAGCTCTTCCTCACACTGGTGAAAAACCAAAGGTTTCTGCAGTCCAGTGCTCCAAATCTCAACATGACGCTATTGAGTTCTTCTAA